One window of Myripristis murdjan chromosome 8, fMyrMur1.1, whole genome shotgun sequence genomic DNA carries:
- the LOC115363936 gene encoding gastrula zinc finger protein XlCGF57.1-like isoform X6, translating into MRVHTGENTLSCSVCAKRFTGKSQLNSHMRVHTGEKPFSCSVCGNSFTQKSILNTHMRVHTGEKPFSCSVCAKRFTHKICLNRHMRVHTGDKPFSCSVCAERFTWKSDLNTHMVVHRGDKPFSCSVCAKRFTGKGDLNTHMRVHTGEKPFSCSICGKHFTQRSGLNKHVRVHTGEKPYHCSICAKTFARKGQLNTHMEVHTGERPFSCSICGKYFSQKSNLKKHMIVHTGEKPFSCSICAKHFSQKYDLTKHISVHTGEKPFSCSICGKSFRQKGHLNEHMSVHTGEKPFSCSICGKSFKQKGNLNIHMRVHTEEKPFSCSICGKSFTQKGNLNTHMSVHTGEKT; encoded by the coding sequence atgagagtccacacaggagagaacaCTTtaagctgctcagtctgtgctaAGAGATTTACAGGGAAAAGTCAATTAAACAGTCatatgagagtccacacaggagagaaaccttttagctgctcagtttgtggtaacagttttacacagaaatctatcttaaatacacacatgagagtccacacaggagagaaacctttcagctgctcagtctgtgctaagagatttacacataaaatttgcttaaacagacacatgagagtccacacaggagataaacctttcagctgctcagtctgtgctgAGAGATTTACATGGAAAAGTGATTTAAACACTCATATGGTAGTCCACAGAGGAGATaaacctttcagctgctcagtctgtgctaAGAGATTTACAGGGAAAGGTGATTTAAACACTCatatgagagtccacacaggagagaaaccttttaGCTGCTCGATTTGTGGTAAACATTTTACACAGAGATCTGGCTTAAATAAACAtgtgagagtccacacaggagagaaaccatatcACTGCTCAATCTGTGCTAAGACGTTTGCACGGAAAGGTCAATTAAACACTCATATGgaagtccacacaggagagagacctTTCAGCTGCTCGATTTGTGGTAAATATTTTTCACAGAAATctaacttaaaaaaacacatgattgTCCACACAGGTGAGAAACCTTTTAGCTGCTCGATTTGTGCTAAACATTTTTCACAGAAATATGACTTAACTAAACACATAagtgtccacacaggagagaaacctttcagctgctcaatTTGTGGTAAAAGTTTCAGACAGAAAGGTCACCTAAATGAACACATGagtgtccacacaggagagaaacctttcagctgctcaatTTGTGGTAAAAGTTTTAAACAGAAAGGTAACTTAAATAtacacatgagagtccacacagaagagaaacctttcagctgctcaatttgtggtaaaagttttacacagaaaggtaacttaaatacacacatgagtgtccacacaggagagaaaaccTAG
- the LOC115363936 gene encoding gastrula zinc finger protein XlCGF57.1-like isoform X2, with the protein MCDVQELTCLVQQQEAAAARDTSDLFERTLAAHEEQLRQLRDENERQRKQLDALLQPQVRLERAVLPEQLLVIKEEVPPEQQEHSPSVKQEEPEPPHIKEEQEELNITKDIPFSPAPVKSEDEEERAQSSQLHQSQTEENTEAEPPASSSTETEADEEDFQASSDGQLLSSHSSESETEDSEDDLEETGEPQSGLASVSEVFFSHDRSEAGEKPSSCSVKREKQLSCSVCAKRFKHKISLNRHMRVHTGENTLSCSVCAKRFTGKSQLNSHMRVHTGEKPFSCSVCGNSFTQKSILNTHMRVHTGEKPFSCSVCAKRFTHKICLNRHMRVHTGDKPFSCSVCAERFTWKSDLNTHMVVHRGDKPFSCSVCAKRFTGKGDLNTHMRVHTGEKPFSCSICGKHFTQRSGLNKHVRVHTGEKPYHCSICAKTFARKGQLNTHMEVHTGERPFSCSICGKYFSQKSNLKKHMIVHTGEKPFSCSICAKHFSQKYDLTKHISVHTGEKPFSCSICGKSFRQKGHLNEHMSVHTGEKPFSCSICGKSFKQKGNLNIHMRVHTEEKPFSCSICGKSFTQKGNLNTHMSVHTGEKT; encoded by the exons ATGTGTGACGTGCAGGAGCTCACGTGTCTGGTCCAGCAGCAAGAGGCTGCGGCGGCTCGAGACACATCGGATCTGTTTGAAAGGACGTTAGCGGCGCACGAGGAGCAGCTGCGGCAGTTAAGAGATGAGAACGAGCGGCAGAGAAAGCAGCTGGACGCTCTTTTACAGCCTCAAGTTCGACTAGAAAGAGCAG tgttgcctgagcagctgctggtgattaaagaagaggttccccctgagcagcaggagcacagCCCCAGTGTGAAGCAGGAGGAACCAGAGCCCCCccacattaaagaggaacaggaggagctcaATATCACCAAGGATATCCCATTCAGTCCTGCccctgtgaagagtgaagatgaggaagagagagctcagtcctcacagcttcatcaaagccaaactgaggagaacacagaggcagagcctccggccagcagctccactgaaacaGAAGCTGATGAAGAGGATTTCCAAGCAAGTAGTGATGGCCAGCTGCTCTCTTCACACTCCTCTGAATCTgagactgaagacagtgaagatGACTTGGAGGAGACTGGAGAGCCTCAGTCAGGTTTAGCCTCAGTGAGTGAAGTCTTTTTCAGCCATGACAGGTCTGAGGCTGGAGAGAAGccatcttcctgctctgtgaagagagagaaacagttaagctgctcagtctgtgctaAGAGATTTAAACATAAAATTTCCTTAAACCgacacatgagagtccacacaggagagaacaCTTtaagctgctcagtctgtgctaAGAGATTTACAGGGAAAAGTCAATTAAACAGTCatatgagagtccacacaggagagaaaccttttagctgctcagtttgtggtaacagttttacacagaaatctatcttaaatacacacatgagagtccacacaggagagaaacctttcagctgctcagtctgtgctaagagatttacacataaaatttgcttaaacagacacatgagagtccacacaggagataaacctttcagctgctcagtctgtgctgAGAGATTTACATGGAAAAGTGATTTAAACACTCATATGGTAGTCCACAGAGGAGATaaacctttcagctgctcagtctgtgctaAGAGATTTACAGGGAAAGGTGATTTAAACACTCatatgagagtccacacaggagagaaaccttttaGCTGCTCGATTTGTGGTAAACATTTTACACAGAGATCTGGCTTAAATAAACAtgtgagagtccacacaggagagaaaccatatcACTGCTCAATCTGTGCTAAGACGTTTGCACGGAAAGGTCAATTAAACACTCATATGgaagtccacacaggagagagacctTTCAGCTGCTCGATTTGTGGTAAATATTTTTCACAGAAATctaacttaaaaaaacacatgattgTCCACACAGGTGAGAAACCTTTTAGCTGCTCGATTTGTGCTAAACATTTTTCACAGAAATATGACTTAACTAAACACATAagtgtccacacaggagagaaacctttcagctgctcaatTTGTGGTAAAAGTTTCAGACAGAAAGGTCACCTAAATGAACACATGagtgtccacacaggagagaaacctttcagctgctcaatTTGTGGTAAAAGTTTTAAACAGAAAGGTAACTTAAATAtacacatgagagtccacacagaagagaaacctttcagctgctcaatttgtggtaaaagttttacacagaaaggtaacttaaatacacacatgagtgtccacacaggagagaaaaccTAG